CAATTTAGCTTTAACTTCGTTGGCTGTTTTTTGGTCTTTCACTAGAATATGTCTCGCTTTGATTTGTGGTTTATAGTCTTCATAAGCTTTTTTCACATCAGCTTCTTTAACTTTTATATCGGCTACGGCTGCTTTTTCTTGAAGCATGCCGATTTTAAGTGCACGTTTAAGATCATCTTCGCTCTTATATCCGGAAGAGGCCAGGGCCGTTTCGAAATTTTCACCCATTTGCTCTTTAAGTTCGTCCGTTTTAGCTTTAACTTCTTTATCAGTTACTGTATATTTTTCAGAAAGAACTTTTTCATAAACAAGTTCCTGAAGAACGGTTTCACCATAACGGTCTTTCATTACATTGTAAAATTCCTCTTTAGTTATATCCCCCGCTTTAGTTTCCACGACTGCTTCCTTGTCGCTGTTGCATGCTGTAAGTCCAATCAGCCCTGCAGTAACAGCAATCGATAATGCCCACTTCTTCATAAAAACAACTCCTAGTTTTAAGTTTCTGGTTTGCTATTTTTCGTATTTCCACAAAATTAACTATAACATATTCTGGTTGCTTTACAAAAAATAATATATTGGCGTATGACTAAGATTTTTTTGAAAAATGGGTGTACGCCTACCCAGATAATAAATCATTACATATGATAAATCGAGGACAACAAAAGGGGGGAGTAAAATGAGTAATGGATTTAACGGAGGTTTCGCTTTGTTAGTGGTGTTATTCATATTATTAATAATTATAGGATCAGCCTGTTTCTAATCGGCTGCAAAATTAATAATGGAAAGAGCCCACTCCTTTTGTGATGGAGTTGAATAGGATAGGGTAGCCGCTCAACAAAAAGACGAAGTGAATATCAAGCTTAGAAAGGAATGGATTCCTTTTGGCGGATTTAAGGGTGTGCATGAAATTACAATTACTTAAGAATGGAAAGGAGGAAGATCAATGTCTGGAGGAATAGGTGGAGGCTTTGCTCTAATTGTCGTTCTTTTCATCCTGTTAATCATCATTGGAGCTTCTTGGTTATAAACTCATAAATAAAAGGCGAAGCTGTTGCTTCGCCCTTTTTCTTTATGTGGATAATGCCCCGGGTATCACCAATGTATGTAACAAATGATGGCCATCATTTGTTGCTCATCTCTACGTATACAAAATTTCAATATAGGAGGATAATAACATAATTGTAATTAATACATTAATGGTCCTGAATACTTTAGGCTGCCGGTCTTCAGCAATTTCCTTTTGAATGCATAAAGAGTTTGTCATTCTATTAATATTATAAAGGATCAAAATAGCAAAAATAATAAAC
The DNA window shown above is from Peribacillus sp. FSL P2-0133 and carries:
- a CDS encoding peptidylprolyl isomerase, with protein sequence MKKWALSIAVTAGLIGLTACNSDKEAVVETKAGDITKEEFYNVMKDRYGETVLQELVYEKVLSEKYTVTDKEVKAKTDELKEQMGENFETALASSGYKSEDDLKRALKIGMLQEKAAVADIKVKEADVKKAYEDYKPQIKARHILVKDQKTANEVKAKLDKGEDFAKLAKEYSTDTGTAEKGGELGWFGQGEMVPAFEEQAYKMKKDEISKPVKSDYGYHIIQLEDIKEKKSYKDMKKDLEYDLKVAQIDQTKVQDILNAEVKKADVKIKDKDLKDAITSGDATKAEK
- a CDS encoding YjcZ family sporulation protein; this encodes MSNGFNGGFALLVVLFILLIIIGSACF
- a CDS encoding YjcZ family sporulation protein, which gives rise to MSGGIGGGFALIVVLFILLIIIGASWL